The sequence GAAAGAAAATGAAAAAATGGTGGTTGAGCTTTCGTCATTCCAACTGATGGGGATTGAAGAGTTCGCTCCTCATATTGCCATCATTACGAATTTATATGATGCACATTTGGATTACCACGGTGACTTGGGTGAATATTGGAAGGCGAAATCCAATATAACGAAAAATCAAACAGAACATGATTATTTGATCATTAATGCAGATCAAGACCATGTGTTAGAATCAGTTGCCTTTACAAAAGCACAATTAATTCCATTTTCCACAAGGAAAGAAGTAGCGGAAGGGGCCTATATAAAAAATGGAGCTATCTTCTTCAAAGGTGAGCGGGTCGTTGAAATAGCTTCTATCGTTTTACCTGGTGCGCATAATCTGGAGAATATACTTTGTGCGGTTGCTGCATGTAAAATCTACGGAGTGCCAAATGAAAGTATTGAGAAAGTACTGGGGACTTTTACAGGGGTCAAGCATCGGACGCAATTTGTTCGTGAAGTGAAGGGTGTAAAGTTTTACAATGATTCGAAAGCAACGAATAGCCTGGCGACGAAAAGTGCTCTGCATGCTTTTGAAGGGCCAACCATCCTCCTGGCTGGCGGCTTAGACCGTGGAAATGAATTCGATGACCTGATTCCATATTTGAAGAATGTAAAAACGTTGATCACCTTCGGGGAAACGTCTGAGAAGTTCGTGAAAACAGGAGAAAAGGCAGGGATACAATCCATTATTCCTGTCGATAATGTTGAAAAGGCAGTTCCTGTTGCTTTTGGATATGCCGAAGAGGGAGATGTTGTGTTACTTTCCCCAGCATGTGCAAGTTGGGATCAATATCGAACTTTTGAACAACGTGGTGACATTTTTATTGAAGCGGTGCATAAGCTTTAATAAGGGCTTGTCCATAAAGAGCATCCATACTTTAACAACCAGTATACCAATCCAAGATAAGTAGTTTTCCTTGCTCGAACGGCTCTAAATTTGTCTATTCGAGGTGTTGAAGATTGCCTTTAAAAAAATCGACTCCCGATTTTATACTCATTATGGTTACACTCACTTTACTTGCGATTGGATTGATAATGGTGTACAGCGCGAGCGCTGTCTGGGCTGATTACAAATTCGATGATTCCTTTTTCTTTGCAAAAAGGCAAGTGCTCTTTGCGGGTGTAGGGTTAGTCGCTATGTTCTTCATCATGAATGTAGAGTACTGGACATGGAGAAATTGGGCGAAAATCATCATCATCATTTGCTTTGTCCTTCTTGTACTGGTGTTAATCCCGGGTATAGGGGTTCTAAGGAACGGTTCCAGGAGCTGGATTGGAGTAGGGGCGTTTTCCATTCAGCCTTCAGAATTTATGAAACTTGCCATGATTGCGTTTCTCTCAAAGTATTTATCCGAAAACCAAAAGTATATTACTTCCTTTAGAAAAGGAGTCCTGCCGGCGCTTCTCTTAGTGTTCGCTGCTTTTGGAATGATCATGTTACAACCGGATCTGGGTACGGGTACTGTCATGGTTGGCACTTCAGTAGTGATGATCTTTATTGCAGGGGCGAGGGTCATGCATTTTGTCGGTCTGGGGATGATTGGATTAGTCGGCTTTATTGGTCTTGTTATATCTGCACCTTATCGCATTGCACGGATAACGTCCTTTTTAGACCCATGGCAGGATCCGTTAAACAGCGGATTTCAAATCATTCAGTCCTTATATGCAATTGGACCGGGAGGCTTGTTTGGATTAGGACTGGGACAAAGCAGGCAGAAGTTCTTCTATCTTCCAGAACCTCAAAACGATTTTATTTTTGCTATCTTAGCAGAAGAGCTCGGTTTTATTGGGGGGACGCTCGTATTGCTTCTGTTTTCATTGATTTTATGGAGGGGAATTAGAATTGCTTTGGGGGCTCCTGATTTATTCGGAACTTTTCTAGCGTTAGGAATCGTGTCAATGATTGCTATCCAGGTAATGATCAATGTAGGGGTTGTAACAGGTCTTATGCCTGTTACGGGAATCACCCTCCCGTTTCTAAGTTACGGGGGATCTTCTTTGACCCTCATGCTAATGGCTGTCGGGGTGCTGCTGAATATAAGCCGCTATACGAGACAGTAACGATTAAAAAAAGAGATTGACTTTAAAAGCCGGGAAGAAGTGAATGATAAAAGCCTGATAGTCAGGAATTCATCATTCATGTCCTCACCTGTCTTTTAAGGTCAGTCTCTTTTTGAATTAATGAAAAAAACGCTTGAATTCCCTGTTTTTTATTGAAATAACGATAGGATATTTAATGGGGAGATGTTACAATTAATTACATATACGTAATGCATTATGATCAGACCTTTTCAAAATAAAGGAGAGTTTATTACTTTTGTTAGCCAAATCTTTTACAATTCAATGACATACTTTCATTATGTAGAAATTGTTGTTTAAAATAGAGTGTAAGAGTGTAATAGTAAGGATGGCCTCTTTTTGAAATGGTGAATGGAAATACATATACGAAAAGTGGTATGGACAATGTATCTTAGAGTGCAAACTCCCGATTATCCATCCTGCAACTCTATCATAAGGGTTTCTTGTTCAACATTATGTCATATGGCAGAAAATAACGTTCTGTTCCTCTTTTAACATTTGCTGCCTTCAGATAGAATGAAAGGTATCCCAATGTAAAGAGTACTTTCATTATAAGACGTGGTGAGAATATCTTATTCATGACTTAATGAATACAAAGTGAAATTGAGGAGAACGAAATGAAAAAAGAAAATGTTGTTTCCCTTGAAGATCGTATTCCTAAATTAAAACAACACCGAAAAAAGAAAGCGAATCGCAGACTGCTTTTTTTACTTTCTTTGTTCTTGCTCATGATTCTATCGGTGGTTTACTTTCAGTCACCTTTAAGTCATGTGAAAGAAGTGGTGGTACACGGGAATGAGCTTGTTTCAAATGAAACGGTCCTTCTGAATAGTGGAATTGACAGCGGTATGAATTTGTGGAGCGTAAACAAAGAAAAAACTGTGGAACAATTAAAGAAGCTTCCTGAAGTGAAGAATGCGACGGTTAAGATGTCCTTTCCGAATTCCTATGAAGTTCACATCCAAGAATATGATAAAAAGGCATATCTTTCGAAAGATAATAAATTCTTTGTCATATTAGAAAATGGGAACGTTCTGAATAAAGGCACGGAATCAATACCTGTGGACGCTCCTTTACTTAGAGGTTTCGAGGAAGATAAGGTCCTTGTGAAAATGGTGGAAGAATTAGGTGAGCTTCCGAAAGAGGTTCAGCATCTCATATCGGAAATCAACCTGGTTCCAAAGAAAACAGACCAATATCACTTGACTCTATTTATGAATGATGGATTCGAAGTGAGTGCTACCATCAGGACCTTTTCAGAGAAGATGGTCCATTACCCCTCCATTGTCAGTCAACTGGATCCTTCAGTAAAAGGAGTCATTGATTTAG is a genomic window of Rossellomorea sp. y25 containing:
- the murD gene encoding UDP-N-acetylmuramoyl-L-alanine--D-glutamate ligase, which gives rise to MKKITKFKHKKVLVLGLAKSGVSAASLLHKLEAFVTVNDQKPLVDNPEAQGLLQEGIKVICGSHPIELLDEGFQYVIKNPGIPYHNPLIKKAIEKNIPVLTEVELAFLISEAEMIGITGTNGKTTTTTLLFEMLKEADQKPLIAGNIGTVASEVAQKAKENEKMVVELSSFQLMGIEEFAPHIAIITNLYDAHLDYHGDLGEYWKAKSNITKNQTEHDYLIINADQDHVLESVAFTKAQLIPFSTRKEVAEGAYIKNGAIFFKGERVVEIASIVLPGAHNLENILCAVAACKIYGVPNESIEKVLGTFTGVKHRTQFVREVKGVKFYNDSKATNSLATKSALHAFEGPTILLAGGLDRGNEFDDLIPYLKNVKTLITFGETSEKFVKTGEKAGIQSIIPVDNVEKAVPVAFGYAEEGDVVLLSPACASWDQYRTFEQRGDIFIEAVHKL
- the spoVE gene encoding stage V sporulation protein E, which translates into the protein MPLKKSTPDFILIMVTLTLLAIGLIMVYSASAVWADYKFDDSFFFAKRQVLFAGVGLVAMFFIMNVEYWTWRNWAKIIIIICFVLLVLVLIPGIGVLRNGSRSWIGVGAFSIQPSEFMKLAMIAFLSKYLSENQKYITSFRKGVLPALLLVFAAFGMIMLQPDLGTGTVMVGTSVVMIFIAGARVMHFVGLGMIGLVGFIGLVISAPYRIARITSFLDPWQDPLNSGFQIIQSLYAIGPGGLFGLGLGQSRQKFFYLPEPQNDFIFAILAEELGFIGGTLVLLLFSLILWRGIRIALGAPDLFGTFLALGIVSMIAIQVMINVGVVTGLMPVTGITLPFLSYGGSSLTLMLMAVGVLLNISRYTRQ
- a CDS encoding FtsQ-type POTRA domain-containing protein, whose amino-acid sequence is MKKENVVSLEDRIPKLKQHRKKKANRRLLFLLSLFLLMILSVVYFQSPLSHVKEVVVHGNELVSNETVLLNSGIDSGMNLWSVNKEKTVEQLKKLPEVKNATVKMSFPNSYEVHIQEYDKKAYLSKDNKFFVILENGNVLNKGTESIPVDAPLLRGFEEDKVLVKMVEELGELPKEVQHLISEINLVPKKTDQYHLTLFMNDGFEVSATIRTFSEKMVHYPSIVSQLDPSVKGVIDLEVGSYFRAYETEGEQSDDEDEGER